The following coding sequences are from one Pigmentibacter ruber window:
- a CDS encoding HAMP domain-containing methyl-accepting chemotaxis protein, producing MNKMSLSLKLNLTMAILFIFLLFISLYSILMINKTQVYSAETENNWLPSIISAQKMQKIFSSISRRPLRILLDENEKDRNEGKKIFNKGIEDFKKEKENYEKLISEKEEKEAYKILNDSWKEYESIANNTVELADKGLRSEGYKLFNIKGRPYQVDIENSLNTITEINNKGAIESTKKGKNLTSITSITVSIILILSVLILIFSIRMVSKTTSSIESAIKELKDQSNKMNKIGETLSDSSKVLTQSVAEQASSVHETTAAINEITSMVNRTTENSKESSSIANKSSIKTEEGQKIMGELVNSMETIQESNKQLQNISVIINQIQVKTAVINDIVSKTELLSLNASIESARAGEHGKGFAVVAEEVGNLAKVSGKSANEIQDLITTSQEEVNKILGITKARIDEGKVVTGKAQETFLNISQDIQTLANILQQIADATHEQEIGIHQISKAMDQIDKVTQKSQDISNLAAESSNNVAEESKNLANTSRKIELLICGKNS from the coding sequence ATGAATAAAATGAGCTTATCTTTAAAATTAAATTTAACTATGGCAATACTGTTTATATTTTTACTTTTTATCTCTCTGTATTCAATTTTAATGATTAACAAAACTCAGGTATATTCTGCCGAAACGGAAAATAATTGGTTACCTAGCATTATCTCTGCGCAAAAAATGCAAAAAATATTTTCATCAATAAGTAGAAGACCTTTGAGAATTCTATTAGATGAAAACGAAAAAGATAGAAATGAAGGAAAAAAAATTTTTAATAAAGGAATTGAAGATTTCAAGAAAGAAAAAGAAAACTATGAAAAATTAATTTCAGAAAAAGAAGAAAAAGAAGCTTATAAAATATTAAATGATTCTTGGAAAGAATATGAATCCATTGCAAATAATACCGTTGAATTAGCAGATAAAGGATTAAGAAGTGAAGGTTACAAATTATTTAATATTAAAGGAAGACCATATCAAGTTGATATTGAAAATTCTTTAAATACAATAACTGAAATAAATAATAAAGGTGCGATAGAATCTACTAAAAAAGGAAAAAACTTAACTTCTATTACATCCATAACAGTCAGTATCATTCTTATACTATCAGTATTAATACTTATTTTTTCAATTAGAATGGTAAGTAAAACAACTTCATCAATTGAAAGCGCTATTAAAGAATTAAAAGATCAGAGTAATAAAATGAATAAAATTGGAGAGACTCTAAGTGATAGCTCTAAAGTTCTTACCCAATCAGTTGCAGAACAAGCTTCATCTGTTCATGAAACAACTGCTGCAATTAATGAAATTACAAGCATGGTGAATAGAACCACAGAAAATTCAAAAGAATCAAGTTCAATTGCAAATAAATCTTCAATTAAAACTGAAGAAGGGCAAAAAATAATGGGTGAACTTGTAAATTCTATGGAAACAATTCAGGAGTCTAATAAGCAACTACAAAATATTTCTGTAATTATAAATCAAATTCAAGTCAAAACAGCAGTTATAAATGATATTGTATCAAAAACGGAACTTCTATCTTTAAATGCTTCAATAGAATCCGCTAGAGCTGGTGAACATGGCAAAGGATTTGCAGTTGTTGCTGAAGAAGTTGGGAATTTAGCAAAAGTTAGTGGTAAATCTGCTAACGAAATTCAAGATCTTATAACAACTAGTCAAGAAGAGGTTAATAAAATATTAGGGATAACAAAAGCAAGAATTGATGAGGGCAAAGTGGTTACAGGAAAAGCACAAGAAACTTTTCTAAATATTTCTCAAGATATTCAAACTCTAGCAAATATACTTCAGCAAATTGCGGATGCAACTCATGAGCAAGAAATAGGAATACATCAAATTTCAAAAGCTATGGATCAAATTGATAAAGTCACACAAAAAAGTCAAGATATTTCTAATTTAGCAGCTGAATCTTCAAATAATGTCGCAGAAGAGAGTAAAAATTTAGCAAATACATCTCGAAAAATAGAACTCCTTATTTGTGGAAAAAATTCTTAA
- a CDS encoding M12 family metallopeptidase → MLNIILLLTLLIFQTNLFSVENNSAPVEEKFFWPDGKIYYIIDTKSYKNTDITLIKEAMIKIMDVSNVKFIEIKIEDLTKQKNYILITDGDSCHSEIGMIGGMQKLLLHNMQCMRLGTIIHELMHSIGFYHEQSRFDRDQYIIINWDNILDKRKYNFEKKGEFTTRFGKYDYDSIMHYGAYAFSKNGDCTISTIDSQSNIGQRSQLSKTDIYGLWLAYGNPQ, encoded by the coding sequence ATGCTTAATATTATTTTGCTATTAACTCTATTAATATTTCAGACCAATTTATTCAGCGTTGAAAATAATTCAGCACCTGTTGAAGAGAAATTCTTTTGGCCTGATGGAAAAATATACTATATTATTGATACTAAATCTTATAAAAACACAGATATTACTTTGATAAAAGAAGCAATGATAAAAATAATGGATGTTTCTAATGTAAAATTTATAGAAATTAAAATTGAAGATCTAACGAAACAAAAAAACTATATCCTAATTACAGATGGCGATTCTTGTCACAGTGAAATTGGAATGATTGGTGGAATGCAGAAATTACTTTTACATAATATGCAATGTATGCGATTAGGTACAATTATCCACGAATTAATGCATAGTATTGGATTTTATCACGAACAAAGTCGCTTTGATAGAGATCAATATATCATTATAAATTGGGATAATATCTTAGATAAAAGGAAATATAATTTTGAAAAAAAAGGAGAATTTACAACAAGATTTGGAAAATATGACTATGATTCTATTATGCACTACGGCGCATATGCTTTTTCAAAAAATGGGGATTGTACAATTTCAACTATAGATTCTCAATCCAATATAGGACAACGCAGTCAATTAAGTAAAACTGATATTTATGGCCTTTGGTTAGCTTATGGAAACCCGCAATAA
- a CDS encoding iron-containing alcohol dehydrogenase — MQNFEKLFNSLQQEGIQDCIESKIPEQYYCRDFLEFKNILLKLKATFAAKKIFILSDGEFKASSLQESVSIDDTICKILENDFEIIFKNLSKDANVKPQEIHASEKFLKYIDSYVNEQKNNCQIFISLGSGTITDLLKHSLFSNFNDAIFVSIPTAATVTAYTSSFSVLDIGGAKRTRQSKHINHTIWIEPLLQAAPMTLSRAGYGDLLARFVAYGDWYLSYKIGISKTYNEMAFRLMEIFSTQLKNLSPYFAGANLSCAAISELVPILSMAGIAMTLSGETTPLSGYEHVISHGLDFLKLTAGKQLVLHGEQVALASLTSAMSFDWILSINSFDEKKFRTLTFKEAEKLISKLLISAPYYGNTDENRQLDKGNIELAKEVFLKDYLIKNEKWNEIKDSFYNFIQDFPEIKRKLEILTIRAQELEHLLVNSKLPTYPEGTHPAISALEYRWALRFSPFIRSRFSIGDFIFWIGEDPCVVAAI; from the coding sequence ATGCAAAATTTTGAAAAATTATTCAATTCTTTACAGCAGGAAGGGATACAGGATTGTATAGAATCTAAAATTCCTGAACAATATTACTGTAGGGACTTCCTTGAATTTAAAAATATTTTATTAAAATTAAAAGCTACTTTTGCAGCAAAAAAAATATTTATTCTCAGCGATGGTGAATTTAAAGCATCAAGTTTACAAGAATCAGTTTCTATAGATGATACAATTTGTAAAATTTTAGAAAATGATTTTGAAATAATATTTAAAAATTTATCAAAAGATGCAAACGTAAAACCTCAAGAAATTCATGCTTCAGAAAAATTTCTTAAATATATTGATAGTTACGTTAATGAACAAAAGAATAATTGTCAGATTTTTATTTCCCTAGGCAGTGGAACAATTACTGATTTATTAAAACATTCTCTTTTTAGTAATTTTAATGATGCTATTTTTGTCTCAATCCCTACAGCTGCTACAGTCACAGCATATACATCGAGTTTTTCTGTCTTAGATATTGGTGGAGCAAAAAGAACAAGGCAATCAAAGCATATAAACCATACAATTTGGATAGAGCCGTTACTGCAGGCTGCACCAATGACTCTATCAAGAGCTGGATATGGTGATTTACTGGCTCGATTTGTTGCATATGGGGATTGGTATTTAAGTTATAAAATAGGAATTAGTAAGACTTACAACGAAATGGCTTTTAGATTAATGGAGATATTTTCAACGCAATTGAAAAATTTGTCACCTTATTTTGCAGGAGCAAATCTTTCTTGTGCAGCAATTTCTGAATTAGTTCCCATTTTATCTATGGCTGGAATAGCTATGACATTAAGTGGAGAAACAACTCCCTTAAGTGGATATGAGCATGTTATTAGTCATGGGTTAGATTTTTTAAAATTGACAGCAGGTAAGCAATTAGTATTGCATGGCGAACAAGTTGCTTTAGCATCATTAACAAGTGCAATGTCTTTTGATTGGATTTTAAGTATAAATAGTTTTGATGAGAAAAAATTTAGAACATTAACTTTTAAGGAAGCAGAAAAGTTAATTTCTAAATTATTAATAAGTGCTCCATATTATGGAAATACTGATGAAAATCGGCAATTAGATAAAGGTAATATAGAATTAGCAAAAGAAGTTTTCTTAAAAGATTATTTAATAAAAAATGAAAAATGGAATGAGATAAAAGATTCTTTTTATAATTTTATCCAAGATTTTCCTGAAATCAAAAGAAAATTAGAAATATTAACAATAAGGGCACAGGAACTTGAGCATCTCTTGGTAAACTCAAAATTACCAACTTATCCAGAAGGAACTCATCCTGCAATTTCAGCATTAGAGTATCGTTGGGCATTAAGATTTTCACCTTTTATAAGGTCTCGATTTTCAATTGGAGATTTCATATTTTGGATTGGTGAAGATCCGTGTGTTGTTGCTGCAATTTGA
- a CDS encoding NADH-quinone oxidoreductase subunit N: MMSVDLTMTQLQETVKTAIQTRLWSDILPPASFYFLALPILLFLVGGLVTMIVGVFKTDPEKPCYSSWYIAVSVCFISACAAILSSTEVPKAFLGSGVLIDDITRTSFIVISIGTLFTLMAASMTKIGKQLLRSELLTLILFSSAGLMVMCAAGEFLSFFVGLELTSISLYILVGYQRKTFQAMEASLKYFILGAAAAAMLLMGAALIYASIGSLRFSDLRLLNISLNNPFSLLGVLLVMSGLGFKLAIAPFHSWAPDVYQGANSHLTGYMASLVKFSVAIVVLRILSQSFAPGEKTGLIIMFWLLGAISIVVGSLFGLVHNSVKRILAYSSVANAGYFCLAFASLASDPNSIEAKQSLIAYAVIYAVLSLGAFTVISWFEDSNREDLLKEELSGIGFKKPVAAVTLSIFLFGFAGIPPIAGFFGKFYLLLSAVNQGFIGLAIILVVFSCLSLFYYLSIMAEMWFKPATRYSIHNNQSDETNSGMQAMTIIAAVAAIVIGILGPRWAININYNQAAEKNLRIVNTENIKHHSQQVVSTEHQK, from the coding sequence ATGATGTCAGTTGACCTTACAATGACACAGCTCCAAGAAACTGTGAAAACAGCAATTCAAACACGTCTTTGGAGTGACATTTTACCTCCTGCAAGTTTCTATTTTTTAGCTCTACCTATTCTTTTATTTTTAGTAGGTGGATTAGTAACAATGATAGTTGGTGTTTTTAAAACTGATCCAGAAAAACCCTGCTACAGTTCTTGGTATATTGCTGTATCTGTTTGTTTCATCTCAGCATGTGCTGCAATTTTAAGTAGCACTGAAGTACCTAAAGCTTTTTTGGGAAGTGGAGTATTAATTGATGATATAACTAGAACTTCATTTATAGTAATTTCAATTGGTACTTTATTTACCTTAATGGCAGCTTCTATGACTAAAATTGGTAAACAATTATTACGTTCAGAATTGTTAACATTAATATTATTTTCTTCTGCAGGTTTAATGGTAATGTGCGCTGCAGGTGAATTTTTAAGTTTCTTTGTAGGCTTAGAGTTAACCAGTATTTCCTTATATATTTTAGTTGGATATCAAAGGAAAACTTTCCAAGCAATGGAAGCATCATTAAAATATTTTATACTTGGTGCCGCAGCTGCTGCTATGTTACTAATGGGTGCCGCATTAATTTATGCAAGTATCGGCTCGTTACGTTTTTCTGATTTAAGATTATTAAATATTTCTTTAAATAATCCGTTTAGTTTACTTGGTGTTTTATTGGTAATGAGTGGCTTAGGCTTTAAATTAGCTATAGCACCTTTTCATTCTTGGGCTCCCGATGTTTATCAGGGCGCAAACTCACATTTAACTGGTTATATGGCTTCATTAGTAAAATTTAGTGTCGCTATAGTTGTTTTAAGAATACTAAGTCAAAGCTTTGCGCCAGGAGAAAAAACTGGATTAATAATAATGTTCTGGTTACTTGGCGCTATCTCTATAGTAGTTGGTTCGTTATTTGGTTTAGTTCACAACAGTGTGAAAAGAATTTTAGCTTATTCTTCAGTTGCAAATGCAGGATATTTTTGTTTAGCTTTTGCATCATTGGCAAGCGATCCAAATAGTATTGAAGCAAAGCAATCGTTAATTGCTTATGCTGTAATCTATGCAGTTTTAAGTTTAGGTGCTTTTACAGTAATATCATGGTTCGAAGATTCAAATCGGGAAGATTTATTAAAAGAAGAACTCTCTGGTATTGGATTTAAAAAACCAGTTGCAGCAGTTACTTTAAGTATTTTCTTATTTGGGTTTGCAGGTATTCCACCAATTGCAGGTTTTTTTGGTAAATTCTATTTATTGCTTTCAGCGGTAAACCAAGGATTTATTGGATTAGCAATTATTTTAGTAGTATTCAGTTGTCTATCATTATTTTACTATCTATCAATTATGGCAGAAATGTGGTTTAAACCAGCAACTAGGTACTCAATTCATAATAATCAATCAGATGAAACAAATTCTGGAATGCAAGCAATGACAATAATAGCAGCTGTTGCTGCTATAGTTATAGGTATTTTAGGGCCAAGATGGGCAATAAATATAAATTATAATCAAGCGGCAGAAAAAAATTTAAGAATAGTTAATACTGAGAATATAAAACATCATTCTCAACAGGTTGTTAGTACAGAACATCAAAAATAA
- a CDS encoding complex I subunit 4 family protein: MIDGVSQWILSLLIIFPLLVAGIILLIPASANYCLHKKVALFGIIIEFLLSLHLIKHFVPYSAQFQFAQVLNWLPEKTGIKYIVGVDGLNLILVLLSTAFSLIAMLTIYHTIKTHVKAFLALFLILESSIIGVFVSLDVVLFYVFWELSLIPVYFMIGIWGGKNRIYATIKLFIYGVLGSLLMLVSFIYLYYSHAALNGGVYSSNLLDLYKTAASLPFSTQAWLFGAVTLAFGIKVPIFPFHTWLSDTYEQAPATYTIMSGVILKLATYGLIRFSVCLFPSAAVYFANHIMVLGVIAILYGALIAWQQKNVRRIMAFSSLSHLGFIVIGIFSLNTIGIQGAIYQMINHAITAGALFVLFNYLHDKTSSFNLDDFGGLAKILPWFAFFFVAVAMGSVALPSTGSFIGEWLILIGSFQANPILGSIATLGVIFGSVYILWATYKILFGPLENSENKKYKSLNKFEILQLSSLTILIFVLGFASSAVLHHTKPTLLNIERSVNSNSPYLSELANSYQGLLVPLNKFPTVQLEKE, from the coding sequence ATGATCGATGGCGTTTCGCAGTGGATTTTATCACTGCTCATAATTTTTCCTTTATTAGTAGCAGGTATTATTTTATTAATCCCTGCATCAGCAAATTATTGTTTGCATAAAAAAGTTGCTTTATTTGGGATAATAATTGAATTTCTTTTATCTTTACATTTAATTAAACATTTTGTTCCTTATTCTGCACAATTTCAGTTTGCACAAGTATTAAATTGGTTACCAGAAAAAACTGGAATAAAATATATTGTAGGAGTTGATGGCTTAAATTTAATATTAGTTTTGCTATCAACAGCTTTTTCTCTGATAGCTATGTTAACAATTTATCATACAATAAAAACTCACGTTAAAGCTTTTTTAGCTTTATTCTTGATTTTAGAATCATCTATAATTGGTGTGTTTGTTTCGCTTGATGTTGTTTTATTTTATGTTTTTTGGGAATTATCTTTAATCCCTGTATACTTTATGATTGGTATTTGGGGAGGAAAAAATCGCATTTATGCAACAATAAAATTGTTTATTTATGGAGTTTTAGGCAGCTTATTAATGTTAGTTTCCTTTATCTATTTATACTACAGTCACGCAGCATTAAATGGCGGAGTTTATTCTTCTAATCTTTTAGATCTTTATAAAACGGCAGCTTCTCTACCTTTTTCAACGCAAGCATGGTTATTTGGCGCTGTTACTTTAGCGTTTGGGATTAAAGTTCCAATTTTTCCTTTTCATACATGGTTATCAGATACCTATGAGCAAGCTCCAGCGACATATACAATTATGTCTGGAGTCATTCTAAAATTAGCTACGTATGGATTGATTCGCTTTAGTGTCTGTCTTTTTCCAAGTGCAGCAGTTTATTTTGCTAATCATATAATGGTTCTAGGTGTGATTGCTATTCTGTATGGAGCATTGATTGCGTGGCAACAAAAAAATGTACGAAGAATTATGGCATTTTCTTCCTTAAGTCATTTAGGTTTTATTGTAATTGGAATTTTCTCTTTAAATACAATTGGAATTCAGGGTGCTATTTATCAAATGATTAATCATGCCATAACAGCAGGCGCATTATTTGTATTGTTTAATTATTTACATGATAAAACATCTTCTTTTAATTTAGATGATTTTGGTGGACTTGCAAAAATTTTGCCTTGGTTTGCTTTTTTCTTCGTTGCAGTTGCAATGGGATCTGTAGCGTTACCAAGTACAGGAAGCTTTATAGGTGAGTGGCTTATTCTAATTGGATCATTTCAAGCTAATCCAATTTTAGGCTCTATTGCTACCTTAGGAGTAATATTTGGATCGGTGTATATTCTTTGGGCAACATACAAAATACTATTTGGACCTTTAGAAAACTCTGAAAATAAAAAGTATAAAAGTCTTAATAAGTTTGAAATTCTTCAGTTAAGTTCATTAACTATTTTAATTTTTGTCTTGGGTTTTGCTTCTTCTGCAGTGTTACACCATACAAAACCAACATTGCTTAATATTGAAAGAAGTGTGAATAGCAATTCACCTTATCTTTCAGAGTTAGCTAACTCATATCAAGGATTATTAGTTCCTTTAAATAAATTTCCAACCGTTCAACTAGAGAAGGAGTAA
- the nuoL gene encoding NADH-quinone oxidoreductase subunit L, translated as MQQQTLLTLIVLLPLVGALLNAFMLRRTSIAVICTIATASVVVPFIFSLLLFFNFIIPGNTIQVDLFNWISVPLVDGKDFNVSFGFTADRLSGIFLLVITGVGSLIHLYSGEYMHHEKRPYRFFVYLNLFIFSMLSLVLGSNMLVTFLGWEGVGVCSYLLIGYWYEDKDNSMAAIKAFVANRVGDAGFLIAIFLCYMLFKTINYAELSAIIAASPQTFLADNSTEITIIGLCILLGVAGKSAQIPLYTWLPDAMAGPTPVSALIHAATMVTSGIYLMSRVSYLLVLSPAVMTTIAIIGAVTAIFSATIGFAQTDIKKVLAYSTCSQLGYMVLACGVGAFQFGVAHVVTHAFFKACLFLGAGSVIHAMHHEQDIRKMGGLFKKMPITATTFLLATLAIIGFPGFSGFFSKDAILAAAWAGPFGNPIFWLVGWITAGFTSFYMLRLTWLVFFGQSRAEHPEHIHETNIVITLPLILLAILSVVGGVIAIPEVFTGKVDFITNFLSPVLGQAQATLNANGLHGLHLSHSMEYSLMGASVLIVFVAAIFAILVYKNGPNGGEKFASALGPIYRLVRDKWRVDELYAFIFIRPLARVGKVLYSFFDKIIIEGVVNGIPETLYTGTSVASDSQSGMARNYLKFIFISVFIFGLILFL; from the coding sequence ATGCAACAACAAACGTTACTTACTTTAATTGTTTTACTACCTTTAGTTGGCGCTTTACTCAATGCTTTTATGTTGAGAAGAACAAGTATTGCAGTTATTTGTACAATTGCAACAGCTTCGGTTGTGGTGCCTTTTATTTTTTCATTATTACTATTTTTTAATTTTATAATTCCTGGAAATACTATACAAGTCGACTTATTTAATTGGATTTCAGTTCCATTAGTAGACGGGAAAGATTTTAATGTTTCCTTTGGTTTTACAGCTGATAGACTTTCAGGAATATTTTTGCTTGTTATAACTGGTGTTGGATCATTGATTCATTTATATTCTGGTGAATATATGCACCATGAAAAAAGACCATATCGTTTTTTTGTGTATTTAAATCTATTTATCTTTTCAATGCTTTCCCTTGTTTTAGGTTCTAATATGCTTGTTACCTTTTTAGGTTGGGAAGGTGTTGGTGTATGTTCATATCTTCTTATTGGATATTGGTATGAAGACAAAGATAACTCAATGGCCGCAATAAAAGCGTTTGTTGCAAATAGAGTTGGGGATGCTGGATTTCTCATCGCTATTTTCCTTTGTTATATGCTCTTTAAAACAATCAATTATGCAGAATTATCAGCAATAATTGCTGCTTCACCTCAAACTTTTTTAGCTGACAATTCTACAGAAATTACCATTATTGGTTTATGTATTTTGTTAGGAGTTGCAGGTAAATCTGCACAAATCCCTCTTTATACTTGGTTGCCAGATGCTATGGCAGGCCCAACTCCCGTTTCAGCATTAATCCATGCTGCGACTATGGTGACTTCGGGAATATATTTGATGAGTCGGGTTAGCTATTTATTAGTACTTAGTCCTGCAGTTATGACAACAATAGCAATTATTGGAGCAGTTACTGCGATATTCTCTGCAACAATTGGTTTTGCTCAGACAGATATCAAAAAAGTTCTTGCATATTCAACTTGTAGTCAGCTTGGCTATATGGTTCTTGCTTGCGGTGTTGGTGCCTTTCAATTTGGAGTTGCACATGTTGTGACTCATGCCTTTTTTAAAGCTTGTTTATTTTTAGGAGCTGGTAGTGTAATTCACGCTATGCATCATGAACAAGATATAAGAAAAATGGGTGGATTATTTAAGAAAATGCCAATTACGGCAACAACATTTTTATTAGCCACATTAGCAATAATTGGTTTTCCAGGTTTTTCAGGCTTCTTCTCAAAAGATGCGATACTTGCTGCCGCTTGGGCCGGTCCTTTTGGCAATCCCATATTTTGGTTAGTTGGTTGGATAACAGCAGGTTTTACTTCATTTTATATGCTTAGATTAACTTGGCTCGTATTTTTTGGACAATCTAGAGCAGAACATCCTGAACATATTCATGAAACAAATATAGTTATCACATTGCCACTCATTCTTTTAGCTATTTTATCTGTTGTGGGTGGAGTTATTGCAATTCCAGAAGTATTTACTGGTAAAGTAGATTTCATCACTAATTTTTTATCTCCTGTTTTAGGACAAGCACAAGCTACATTAAATGCAAATGGATTACATGGCCTCCATTTATCTCATTCAATGGAATATAGTTTAATGGGAGCATCTGTTTTAATTGTTTTTGTTGCCGCAATTTTTGCGATTTTGGTTTATAAAAATGGTCCAAACGGCGGTGAAAAATTTGCGAGTGCTTTAGGACCAATATACCGTTTAGTTAGAGATAAATGGAGAGTAGACGAACTTTACGCATTTATTTTTATTCGTCCTCTCGCTAGAGTTGGAAAGGTTTTATACAGCTTTTTTGACAAAATAATAATTGAGGGTGTTGTAAACGGTATTCCTGAAACATTGTACACAGGCACAAGTGTTGCTAGTGATTCCCAATCGGGAATGGCTAGGAATTATCTCAAGTTTATTTTTATTAGCGTGTTTATTTTTGGGTTAATTCTATTTCTTTGA
- the nuoK gene encoding NADH-quinone oxidoreductase subunit NuoK, which translates to MMPSLPELGIYFSILLFIVGLFGVMFRKNLIFMMLSIEVMLNAANLAFISASNMTHTIDGQVIMFFVMAVAACEAGIGLALIISLYRAKSSVEIDDLRVLRG; encoded by the coding sequence ATGATGCCAAGTCTTCCTGAATTAGGAATATATTTTTCTATACTTCTCTTCATCGTCGGTCTTTTTGGGGTCATGTTTAGAAAAAACTTAATTTTTATGATGTTAAGCATTGAAGTAATGTTAAATGCAGCAAATTTAGCATTTATTAGTGCAAGTAATATGACCCACACAATTGATGGGCAAGTAATCATGTTTTTTGTAATGGCCGTAGCTGCGTGTGAAGCTGGTATTGGCCTTGCACTTATCATTTCTTTGTATCGTGCTAAGTCAAGTGTTGAGATTGATGATCTCAGAGTGCTGAGAGGATAA
- a CDS encoding NADH-quinone oxidoreductase subunit J: MLTQISFLIMGILAVFLSALMITRKWPVTAAMLLIIVMMLLAGMYGLLGAHFSAVSQIIVYAGAIMVVFVFVIMLLNLPPEELRYGRVTLSELFLTALGFLVALFLGTKVGQGYLISGLNSASLANARPPYYPASMNENVKNVSALMFTDYLWAFELISFLILVAIVGAIVIAKKAKVNDAKSS, translated from the coding sequence ATGTTGACTCAAATATCTTTTTTAATAATGGGAATACTTGCAGTTTTTTTATCTGCATTGATGATTACGAGAAAATGGCCAGTTACAGCCGCAATGTTGCTTATTATTGTAATGATGTTGCTTGCTGGTATGTACGGTTTATTAGGTGCGCATTTTTCAGCCGTATCACAAATAATAGTTTATGCTGGTGCTATTATGGTTGTATTCGTTTTTGTAATAATGCTTCTTAATTTACCTCCTGAAGAGTTACGTTATGGTAGAGTTACTTTAAGCGAGTTGTTTTTAACAGCGCTTGGTTTTTTAGTTGCGTTATTTTTAGGAACAAAAGTTGGGCAAGGATATTTAATATCTGGACTAAACTCTGCTTCTCTTGCAAATGCTAGACCTCCTTATTATCCAGCATCTATGAATGAGAATGTAAAAAACGTTTCCGCCTTAATGTTTACTGATTATCTATGGGCTTTTGAATTAATAAGTTTTTTAATATTAGTAGCTATTGTTGGCGCAATTGTCATAGCAAAGAAAGCGAAGGTGAATGATGCCAAGTCTTCCTGA
- a CDS encoding complex I subunit 1/NuoH family protein — translation MFDISLTQVISTILLMLLGIAVGAQVAPIMSWVERRQCAIIQRRLGPNRVGFFQFRLLGLGQPIADAIKLLFKEDFVPPYVHKVFYVLAPVIPVTMGLAVTVAIPWGSHVLVNNEIVNLQAVSLNSGFLLIFAFSSLAVYGVTLAGWSSNNKYSLLGGLRASAQMVSYEVAMGLSIIPLIFIWGTLDLQTMITKQSEILWGFLPNWGVFHAPVAFVVFIVAICAETNRLPFDLAESEGELVAGFLTEYGAMRWSLFFLGEYSMMFVMCVLTVSLFFGGYELPWLSQAYLLDTMTPHLGEALTRWILLPLGIVVLLAKVILLMWLFVQVRFTIPRFRYDQLMRLGWIYLLPIALVNLIITAIVTAIVKFH, via the coding sequence ATGTTTGATATTAGTTTGACTCAAGTTATCAGCACCATTCTTCTTATGCTGCTTGGTATAGCAGTGGGTGCACAAGTGGCTCCTATTATGAGTTGGGTAGAGCGTAGACAGTGCGCAATTATCCAACGTCGATTAGGACCTAATAGAGTCGGTTTTTTTCAGTTTAGATTATTAGGATTAGGACAACCTATTGCAGATGCAATAAAACTTTTATTTAAAGAAGATTTTGTTCCTCCATACGTGCACAAAGTATTTTATGTATTAGCGCCAGTTATTCCTGTTACTATGGGACTAGCTGTAACAGTAGCTATTCCGTGGGGAAGTCATGTTTTAGTAAATAATGAAATTGTAAATTTACAGGCTGTGAGTTTAAATTCAGGATTTCTTTTGATATTTGCTTTTTCATCTTTAGCTGTTTATGGTGTTACTTTAGCGGGATGGTCATCAAATAATAAATATTCTCTTCTAGGTGGATTAAGAGCTTCTGCTCAAATGGTTAGTTACGAAGTTGCAATGGGACTTAGTATTATTCCATTAATCTTTATTTGGGGAACTTTAGATCTGCAAACTATGATTACAAAACAATCAGAAATATTATGGGGATTTCTTCCAAATTGGGGGGTTTTTCATGCTCCGGTTGCTTTTGTTGTATTTATAGTTGCTATTTGTGCAGAAACAAACAGGTTACCTTTTGATTTAGCTGAAAGTGAAGGTGAGCTTGTTGCAGGATTTTTAACTGAATATGGTGCAATGCGGTGGTCATTATTTTTCCTTGGCGAATATTCAATGATGTTTGTGATGTGTGTACTTACTGTTTCTTTATTTTTTGGTGGATATGAACTTCCATGGTTATCACAAGCATATTTATTGGATACAATGACTCCACATTTGGGTGAAGCACTTACAAGATGGATATTATTACCTCTTGGAATTGTTGTTTTATTGGCAAAAGTAATTTTATTAATGTGGTTATTTGTTCAAGTTAGATTTACTATTCCACGTTTTAGATATGATCAATTAATGAGATTAGGATGGATCTATTTACTTCCTATTGCCCTTGTAAATCTTATAATTACTGCAATTGTCACAGCAATTGTAAAATTTCATTAA